A portion of the Salmo trutta chromosome 1, fSalTru1.1, whole genome shotgun sequence genome contains these proteins:
- the LOC115197943 gene encoding probable ATP-dependent RNA helicase DHX58, giving the protein MADFGLYEYQEEVVQRALRGENVIIWLPTGGGKTRAAVYVAKKHLENNPGAKVAVLVNKVHLVDQHYNKEFKPYLGQDYSLVSISGDCDQKDFFGCEVKNSDLVICTAQILENALTNQEEGKHVELSQFTLLIIDECHHTHKEGVYNKIMGRYVAQKLKGERRLPQILGLTASPGTGGAKSIKGAVEHVLQICANLDSVIVSSKVYAPELKKKVPRPRKRFDIVDRRPQDPFGDHLKFMMQFIHDFMALGPDFPVREFGTQEYEADVVILEKKGVTDRNRLLAQCALHLRQYNDALLINDTVRMVDAFRVLESYYSTKSSTATDGTDFFLLGLYQENEAELEKLAGDTRFENPKMGKLQNTLLEQFDQGEHSRGILFSKTRKSTHCLYDWVSNNPALQRAGIRAAILTGAGNGINYMTQNEQKDTIRNFRLGSLNLLISTSVAEEGLDIPECNLVVRYGLLTNEIAQQQASGRARASDSVYSVVAQAGGREVRRELLNECLEDLTGRAIGEVQRMEPREFQMKITDLQTEALLTRQLAEQLKIKKRSRFSAATVQLSCRGCFVPVAFGNDIKVIENAHHVNINQDFERYYKTSGQTPLKTFEDWEPGRVISCAACGKQWGREMVYKEIALLPILAIENFAMETPEGRKLASKWKNIEFTVEEFNFSTYCHNKFPNMFD; this is encoded by the exons ATGGCAGACTTTGGGCTGTATGAGTACCAGGAGGAGGTGGTTCAGAGGGCTCTCCGGGGAGAGAACGTCATCATCTGGCTGCCCACCGGAGGAGGAAAGACACGGGCTGCTGTGTATGTGGCCAAAAAACATCTGGAGAATAACCCTGGAGCTAAGGTGGCTGTGCTGGTCAACAAG GTTCATTTGGTTGACCAACACTACAACAAAGAATTCAAACCCTACCTGGGTCAGGACTATAGCCTGGTGTCTATCAGTGGGGACTGTGACCAGAAGGACTTCTTTGGCTGCGAGGTCAAGAACTCTGACCTGGTCATCTGTACAGCACAAATACTGGAGAATGCCCTGACCAACCAGGAGGAGGGAAAACATGTTGAGCTCTCAC AGTTCACTCTGCTGATCATTGATGAGTGCCACCACACTCATAAGGAGGGTGTCTACAATAAGATCATGGGGCGCTACGTGGCACAGAAGCTGAAGGGGGAGAGGCGGCTGCCGCAGATCCTGGGCCTCACTGCCTCTCCTGGGACAGGGGGAGCCAAGAGCATCAAAGGAGCTGTGGAGCATGTACTGCAg ATTTGTGCCAACCTGGACTCAGTGATCGTGTCGTCCAAAGTGTACGCCCCTGAGCTGAAGAAAAAGGTCCCCAGACCCAGGAAAAGGTTTGACATCGTTGACAGAAGACCTCAG GACCCATTTGGGGATCACCTGAAGTTCATGATGCAGTTTATCCATGACTTCATGGCCTTAGGGCCTGACTTTCCTGTCAGGGAGTTTGGCACGCAGGAGTACGAGGCAGACGTGGTGATTCTGGAGAAGAAGG GTGTAACAGACAGGAACAGACTGCTGGCCCAGTGTGCTCTCCACCTGCGTCAGTACAACGACGCCCTGCTCATCAACGACACTGTGCGCATGGTGGATGCCTTTAGGGTCCTTGAGTCCTACTATAGTACCAAGAGCTCCACCGCCACGGATGGAACCGACTTCTTCCTGCTTGGGCTCTACCAGG AGAACGAGGCGGAGCTGGAGAAACTGGCAGGCGATACCCGGTTTGAAAACCCTAAGATGGGGAAGCTTCAGAACACCCTGCTGGAGCAGTTTGACCAGGGTGAACACTCCAGAGGCATCCTGTTCTCCAAGACCCGTAAAAGCACCCACTGCTTGTATGACTGGGTGTCCAACAACCCAGCACTGCAGCGTGCTGGTATCAGGGCAGCCATTCTGACTGGCGCTGGCAATGGCATCAATTACATGACCCAG AATGAGCAGAAGGACACAATCCGCAACTTCCGCCTGGGCTCCCTCAACCTCCTGATCTCCACCAGCGTAGCCGAGGAGGGCCTGGACATCCCAGAATGCAACCTGGTGGTGCGCTATGGGCTGCTGACCAATGAGATCGCACAACAGCAGGCCAGTGGCCGGGCTCGGGCGAGTGACAGCGTTTACTCTGTGGTGGCCCAGGCGGGGGGGCGGGAGGTGCGTCGGGAACTCCTCAATGAATGTCTGGAGGACTTGACTGGCAGGGCCATCGGTGAAGTGCAGAGGATGGAGCCCAGGGAGTTCCAAATGAAG ATCACTGATCTCCAGACAGAAGCCTTGTTGACCAGGCAGTTGGCAGAACAGTTGAAGATCAAGAAGAGGAGTCGTTTCAGTGCTGCTACGGTTCAGCTCTCGTGTCGAGGCTGTTTTGTACCCGTGGCCTTCGGCAATGACATTAAAGTCATTGAAAACGCACACCATGTCAACATCAACCAGGACTTTGA GAGGTACTATAAGACCAGTGGGCAGACCCCGCTGAAGACTTTTGAGGACTGGGAGCCAGGCCGTGTGATCAGCTGTGCTGCCTGTGGCAAG CAATGGGGAAGGGAAATGGTATACAAGGAGATTGCCCTGCTGCCCATTCTGGCCATCGAGAACTTTGCCATGGAGACTCCGGAGGGAAGAAAATTAGCCAGCAAGTGGAAGAACATTGAGTTTACAGTGGAGGAGTTTAACTTCAGCACGTACTGT
- the LOC115197932 gene encoding histone acetyltransferase KAT2A: protein MSDPAAQALQPRLHQAQSGGTAGSNAAAVGSGSGNSDPVRPGLSQQQRASQKKAQVRAFPRAKKLEKLGVFSACKASDTCKCNGWKNPQPPTATRSMDLQQQAASLSESCRSCGHALAAHVSHLENVSEEEINRLLGMVVDVENLFMSVHKEEDTDTKQVYFYLFKLLRKCILQMSQPIVEGSLGSPPFQKPNIEQGVLNFVQYKFSHLAPRERQTMFELSKMFLLCLNYWKLETPTQFRQRSQKDDGTAYKVDYTRWLCYCHVPQSNDSLPRYETTQVFGRSLLKSIFTVTRRQLLEKFRVEKDKLLPEKRTLILTHFPKFLSMLEEEIYGDNSPIWEADFTMPASEGGQLGHQLVISPAAVSGSPSFSKGMNSGSSLGSLGLDSGVAEPMTGEKRKLPEVLTLEDAKRIRVMGDIPMELVNEVMMTITDPAAMLGPETSLLSANAARDETARLEERRGIIEFHVIGNSLSQKSNKKILMWLVGLQNVFSHQLPRMPKEYITRLVFDPKHKTLALIKDGRVIGGICFRMFPTQGFTEIVFCAVTSNEQVKGYGTHLMNHLKEYHIKHSILYFLTYADEYAIGYFKKQGFSKDIKVTKSRYLGYIKDYEGATLMECELNPRIPYTELSHIIKRQKEIIKKLIERKQSQIRKVYPGLTCFKEGVRQIPVESIPGIRESGWKPSAKEKVKELKDPDVLYNMLKNLLAQVKTHPDAWPFMEPVKKTEAPDYYEIIRFPIDLKTMTERLKNRYYVTKKLFIADLQRVITNCREYNPPDSEYCKCANTLEKFFYFKLKEGGLIEK, encoded by the exons GCTAGTGACACATGCAAGTGCAATGGCTGGAAGAACCCACAACCGCCGACTGCCACCCGAAGTATGGATTTACAGCAACAAGCGGCCAGCCTTAGCGAGTCCTGCCGCAGCTGCGGGCATGCCCTGG CGGCCCATGTGTCCCACCTGGAGAACGTGTCAGAGGAGGAGATCAACAGGCTGCTGGGCATGGTGGTGGATGTGGAGAACCTCTTTATGTCTGTGCACAAGGAGGAGGACACTGACACCAAGCAGGTCTACTTCTACCTCTTCAAG ctgctGAGAAAATGCATCTTGCAGATGAGTCAGCCGATAGTGGAGGGATCATTGGGGAGTCCCCCCTTTCAGAAGCCCAACATTGAGCAG GGAGTGTTGAACTTCGTTCAGTACAAATTCAGCCACCTGGCACCCAGAGAGAGGCAGACGATGTTTGAGCTCTCCAAGATGTTTCTCCTGTGTCTGAACTACTGGAAGCTGGAGACTCCCACGCAGTTCCGCCAGCGGTCCCAGAAGGATGATGGCACAGCCTACAAAGTGGACtacaccag GTGGCTATGCTACTGCCATGTCCCCCAGAGTAACGACAGCCTGCCGCGCTACGAGACCACGCAGGTGTTTGGCCGCAGTCTGCTCAAGTCAATCTTCACCGTGACGCGCCGCCAGCTCCTGGAGAAGTTCCGAGTGGAGAAGGACAAGCTCCTACCAGAGAAACGCACACTCATCCTCACACACTTTCCCAA GTTTCTGTCTATGCTAGAGGAGGAGATCTATGGGGATAACTCTCCCATCTGGGAGGCTGACTTCACCATGCCTGCCTCAGAGGGGGGCCAGCTGGGTCACCAGTTAG TGATCAGCCCTGCTGCAGTGTCGGGTTCGCCCTCCTTCTCTAAGGGCATGAACAGTGGCTCTTCGCTAGGCAGTCTGGGGCTGGACTCTGGCGTGGCCGAGCCCATGACAG gagagaagaggaagctTCCAGAAGTTCTGACCCTGGAGGACGCTAAGAGGATCAGAGTAATGGGAGACATCCCGATGGAGTTGGTCAACGAGGTGATGATGACCATCACTGACCCGGCTGCCATGTTGGGCCCAGAG ACGAGTCTGCTGTCTGCCAATGCTGCTCGTGATGAGACAGCCAGGTTAGAGGAGAGGCGGGGCATCATAGAGTTCCATGTCATAGGGAACTCTCTTTCCCAGAAGTCCAACAAGAAGATTCTGATGTGGCTGGTGGGCTTGCAGAACGTCTTCTCCCACCAGCTGCCTCGCATGCCCAAAGAGTACATCACACGCCTAGTGTTTGACCC GAAGCACAAGACGCTGGCCCTAATCAAAGATGGCCGTGTCATCGGGGGGATCTGTTTCAGGATGTTCCCCACCCAGGGCTTCACTGAGATTGTCTTCTGTGCCGTCACATCCAACGAGCAAGTCAAG GGCTACGGTACTCACCTGATGAACCACCTAAAGGAGTACCACATCAAGCACAGCATCCTGTACTTCCTCACCTACGCTGATGAGTACGCCATTGGCTACTTCAAGAAGCAG GGTTTTTCCAAAGACATCAAAGTGACTAAGAGTCGTTACCTTGGTTACATCAAGGACTACGAGGGGGCTACCCTCATGGAGTGTGAGCTAAATCCCAGAATCCCCTACACAGAGCTCTCTCATATCATCAAGAGGCAGAAAGAG ATCATTAAGAAGCTGATTGAGAGGAAGCAGAGCCAGATCAGGAAGGTATACCCTGGACTCACCTGCTTCAAAGAGGGGGTACGGCAGATCCCCGTGGAGAGCATCCCTGGCATCA GGGAGTCAGGCTGGAAGCCCAGTGCAAAGGAGAAAGT GAAGGAGTTGAAAGACCCTGACGTGTTGTACAACATGCTGAAGAATCTTCTGGCCCAGGTCAAG ACTCACCCTGATGCCTGGCCCTTCATGGAGCCTGTGAAAAAGACTGAGGCTCCAGACTACTACGAGATCATACGCTTCCCCATTG ATCTGAAGACCATGACGGAGAGGCTGAAGAACAGATACTACGTGACCAAGAAGCTGTTCATAGCAGACCTGCAGCGCGTCATTACCAACTGTCGTGAATACAACCCCCCGGACAGCGAGTACTGCAAGTGTGCCAACACACTGGAGAAGTTCTTCTACTTTAAGCTGAAGGAAGGGGGCTTGATCGAGAAGTGA